From the genome of Methylomonas sp. UP202, one region includes:
- a CDS encoding efflux RND transporter periplasmic adaptor subunit: MTTFCFRGTVFLAAWMFFAGCGSDVPATESTPATNPALSVTTIQPAGRDIPLMLAANGSIAAWQEAIIGAEVGDLRLAEVRAQVGDAVRKGQVLALLDAETVQADLAQAKAILAETKASLEEAKLNADRTRHSTSSLALSAQQVAQYLTGEKTAQAKVESAQAQVDAQLLRLKHTQVVASDDGVISARNATLGAVASAGQELFRLIRQSRLEWRAEVTAAEIAKLRPGLEVTVEVPNVGRTPGKVRQLAPTLDPQSRNGLVYVDLPDAVRQGLRAGMFARGEFALGASPALIVPQTAVSLREGFSYVFKLGERQGDLAKVALVKVQLGRRSGDDLEVLAGISAGDQLVAGGVSFLADGDLVRVVPK; this comes from the coding sequence ATGACGACCTTTTGCTTTCGCGGCACTGTTTTCCTCGCCGCTTGGATGTTTTTTGCCGGCTGCGGTAGCGACGTGCCGGCCACAGAATCGACTCCCGCCACCAACCCCGCCCTGAGTGTGACGACGATACAGCCCGCCGGTCGGGATATTCCGCTGATGCTGGCCGCCAACGGTTCGATCGCCGCCTGGCAGGAGGCGATCATCGGCGCCGAGGTCGGCGATCTGCGGCTGGCCGAAGTCCGTGCCCAGGTCGGCGACGCAGTGCGCAAGGGTCAGGTGCTGGCGCTACTGGATGCCGAAACGGTGCAGGCGGACCTTGCCCAAGCCAAGGCCATATTGGCCGAGACCAAGGCCAGCCTGGAAGAGGCCAAACTCAACGCCGACCGCACCCGCCATTCCACCTCGTCGTTGGCGCTTAGCGCCCAACAAGTCGCCCAATATCTGACCGGCGAAAAGACCGCCCAGGCCAAGGTCGAATCGGCTCAGGCCCAAGTGGACGCACAGTTGTTGCGCCTCAAGCATACCCAAGTGGTCGCCAGCGACGACGGCGTGATTTCGGCGCGCAACGCGACCTTGGGCGCGGTGGCTTCGGCCGGCCAGGAATTATTTCGCTTGATTCGGCAGAGCCGCCTGGAATGGCGCGCCGAAGTCACCGCCGCCGAAATCGCCAAATTGCGGCCGGGACTGGAAGTGACGGTCGAGGTGCCCAATGTCGGCCGGACGCCCGGCAAAGTCCGTCAGTTGGCGCCAACCCTGGACCCGCAAAGCCGCAACGGTCTGGTTTACGTTGACCTGCCGGACGCCGTTCGCCAAGGCCTGCGAGCCGGTATGTTCGCCAGGGGCGAATTTGCCCTGGGCGCCAGTCCCGCGCTGATCGTGCCGCAAACCGCGGTGTCCTTGCGCGAAGGTTTCAGCTACGTGTTCAAGCTCGGCGAGCGCCAGGGAGACCTGGCCAAGGTGGCCCTGGTCAAGGTTCAACTCGGCCGGCGCAGCGGCGACGATCTGGAAGTACTGGCCGGCATCAGCGCCGGCGACCAGCTGGTGGCCGGCGGCGTGTCCTTCCTGGCCGACGGCGATCTGGTGCGGGTGGTGCCGAAATGA
- a CDS encoding efflux RND transporter permease subunit: MNVSAWCIRNPIPALMLFVLLGFGGLQGFKAMKVQNFPDLDLPTVTLTANLPGASPAQLETDVARKLENSLATLQGLKHLYTKIYDGNVVINAEFRLEKPVQEAVDDVRSAVSKVRADLPADLREPVVTKLDLAGAPILALTVSSDKRDDEALSWFVEDTVAKRLLAVRGVGAVTRVGGVSREIGIALDPVKLQALGVSAADISRQLRQVQQESAGGRTDLGSGEQPLRTLAKVASVEELRPLQLALPDGRRIRLDQVADLNDSVAEPRALALLDGRPVVGFEVTRSRGASEVEVGAGVQRALADLKLSYPDVQFTEAFNFVEPVAEEFQGSMTMIYEGALLAVIVVWLFLRDWRATFVSAVALPLSVIPSFLGMYLLGFSLNVITLLALSLVIGILVDDAIVEVENIVRHQRMGKTPYQAALEAADEIGLAVVATTFALVAVFLPTAFMSGVPGRFFKQFGWTAALAIIASLIVARMLTPMMSAYLLKDREHVAAPEGWLMRTYMNMAAWCLRHRIVTMAGALAFFIGSLMLIPLLPTGFIPADDNPQTQVFVELSPGATLAQTRASAEQARQLVAAVPYVKSVYTTIGAGAAGSDPMVMSMGTSEVRKATLTITLAARRDRPVRKQTIENDIRIALQRLPGVRTKVGLGASGEKYVLVLSGDDPQALSKAAGDVERDLRTIPGLGSIASSAALIRPEIAVRPDFARAADLGVTTAALAETLRIATIGDYDWSLPKLNLSQRQVPIVVKLASAGRQDLAVLERLTVPSNKPNVGSVLVGQVAKLELSSGPALIDRYDRARNVNFEIELNGQPLGDVANAAHQLPSIRHLPAGVRLLSIGDAEMMEELFGSFGSAMLIGVLCIFVVLVLLFKDFIQPVTILTALPLSFGGGFVALLIAGKAFSMPSLIGLVMLMGIATKNSILLVEYAIVARREHGLNRGEALLDACRKRARPIVMTTIAMGAGMLPIALGMGAADASFRSPMAIAVIGGLVTSTLLSLLVIPVAYCYLDDLKMSLARGYARWLSWLNRRAAQA, encoded by the coding sequence ATGAACGTCTCCGCTTGGTGCATCCGCAATCCGATTCCGGCCCTGATGCTGTTCGTGCTGCTGGGTTTCGGCGGTTTACAAGGCTTCAAGGCGATGAAAGTCCAGAACTTTCCCGATCTGGACTTGCCGACCGTGACCTTGACCGCCAATCTGCCCGGCGCGTCGCCGGCCCAATTGGAAACCGACGTGGCCCGCAAGCTGGAAAACTCGCTGGCCACGCTGCAAGGCCTTAAGCACCTCTACACCAAGATCTACGACGGCAACGTGGTGATCAACGCCGAATTTCGCCTGGAAAAACCGGTGCAGGAAGCGGTGGACGATGTGCGCTCGGCGGTCTCCAAGGTGCGCGCCGACTTGCCGGCCGACTTGCGCGAGCCGGTCGTGACCAAATTGGATCTGGCCGGCGCGCCGATACTGGCGCTGACCGTGTCCTCGGACAAACGCGACGACGAAGCGCTGTCCTGGTTCGTCGAGGATACCGTCGCCAAGCGACTGCTGGCGGTGCGCGGCGTCGGCGCGGTGACCCGAGTCGGCGGCGTCAGCCGCGAAATCGGCATCGCGTTGGACCCGGTCAAACTACAGGCGCTGGGCGTCAGCGCCGCCGACATTTCCCGGCAACTGCGCCAGGTGCAGCAGGAAAGCGCCGGCGGCCGCACCGATCTTGGCAGCGGCGAGCAGCCCTTGCGCACGCTGGCGAAAGTCGCGTCGGTCGAGGAATTGCGGCCGCTGCAACTGGCCTTGCCCGACGGCCGCCGCATCCGGCTGGATCAAGTCGCCGACCTGAACGATTCGGTTGCCGAACCGCGCGCGCTGGCCTTGCTGGACGGCCGGCCGGTGGTCGGTTTCGAGGTTACCCGCAGCCGAGGCGCCAGCGAGGTCGAAGTCGGTGCCGGCGTGCAACGGGCGCTGGCGGACTTGAAACTAAGCTATCCGGACGTGCAATTCACCGAAGCCTTTAATTTTGTCGAGCCGGTCGCCGAGGAATTTCAAGGCTCGATGACGATGATCTACGAAGGCGCGCTGCTGGCGGTCATCGTGGTCTGGCTGTTTTTGCGAGACTGGCGCGCCACCTTCGTCTCGGCGGTGGCGTTGCCCTTGTCGGTGATCCCGTCGTTTCTGGGCATGTATTTGCTGGGTTTTTCGTTGAACGTGATTACCTTGCTGGCGCTGTCGCTGGTGATCGGCATTCTGGTCGACGACGCGATCGTCGAAGTCGAAAACATCGTCCGTCACCAGCGCATGGGCAAGACGCCCTATCAAGCGGCGCTGGAAGCGGCCGACGAAATAGGCCTGGCCGTCGTCGCCACCACGTTCGCGTTGGTGGCGGTGTTTCTGCCCACCGCCTTCATGAGCGGGGTGCCGGGGCGTTTTTTCAAACAATTCGGCTGGACCGCCGCGCTGGCCATCATCGCCTCGCTGATTGTGGCCCGGATGTTGACGCCGATGATGTCGGCTTATCTGTTGAAGGATCGCGAACACGTCGCGGCGCCCGAAGGTTGGCTGATGCGGACTTACATGAACATGGCGGCCTGGTGCTTGCGCCACCGCATTGTGACGATGGCCGGCGCGCTGGCGTTTTTCATCGGCTCGCTGATGTTGATTCCGCTGTTGCCGACCGGCTTCATCCCGGCCGACGACAATCCGCAAACCCAGGTCTTCGTCGAGCTGTCGCCCGGCGCGACGCTGGCGCAAACCCGCGCCTCGGCCGAACAGGCCCGGCAATTGGTGGCGGCGGTGCCTTACGTCAAAAGCGTCTACACCACGATAGGCGCCGGCGCGGCCGGTAGCGACCCGATGGTAATGAGCATGGGTACCAGCGAGGTGCGCAAGGCGACGCTGACCATCACTCTGGCCGCCCGCCGCGACCGGCCGGTGCGCAAGCAAACGATAGAAAATGACATTCGGATCGCGCTGCAACGTTTGCCCGGCGTGCGTACCAAGGTCGGCTTGGGCGCGTCCGGCGAAAAATACGTGCTGGTGTTGAGTGGCGACGATCCGCAGGCCTTGAGCAAGGCCGCCGGCGATGTCGAGCGCGATTTGCGCACGATACCCGGCCTGGGCAGCATCGCCTCCAGCGCGGCCTTGATCCGCCCGGAAATCGCGGTGCGTCCCGACTTCGCCCGCGCCGCCGATCTGGGCGTCACCACCGCCGCGTTGGCCGAAACCCTGCGCATCGCGACGATAGGCGACTACGACTGGTCGCTGCCCAAACTCAACCTGAGCCAGCGGCAAGTGCCGATCGTCGTCAAACTGGCGAGTGCCGGCCGTCAGGATTTGGCGGTGCTGGAACGTTTGACGGTGCCGTCCAACAAGCCCAACGTTGGCTCGGTGCTGGTCGGCCAGGTCGCCAAGCTGGAGCTGTCCAGCGGCCCGGCCCTGATCGACCGCTACGACCGCGCCCGCAACGTCAATTTCGAAATCGAACTCAACGGCCAACCGCTCGGCGACGTCGCCAATGCCGCGCATCAGTTGCCCAGCATCCGCCACCTGCCGGCCGGCGTGCGCTTGCTCAGCATCGGCGATGCCGAAATGATGGAGGAGTTGTTCGGCAGTTTCGGTTCGGCGATGTTGATCGGCGTGTTGTGCATCTTCGTGGTGTTGGTATTGCTGTTTAAGGACTTCATCCAACCCGTCACGATTTTGACCGCGCTGCCGCTGTCGTTCGGCGGTGGCTTCGTCGCTTTGCTAATCGCCGGCAAGGCTTTTTCGATGCCGTCGCTGATCGGCCTGGTGATGCTGATGGGCATCGCCACCAAAAACTCCATTCTGCTGGTGGAATACGCCATCGTCGCTCGCCGCGAGCATGGCCTGAACCGCGGCGAAGCGCTGCTGGACGCCTGCCGCAAGCGGGCTAGGCCCATCGTGATGACGACGATCGCGATGGGCGCCGGCATGCTGCCGATCGCGTTGGGCATGGGTGCCGCCGACGCCTCGTTTCGCAGTCCGATGGCGATCGCGGTGATCGGCGGCTTGGTCACGTCGACGCTGCTCAGCCTATTGGTGATTCCGGTGGCCTATTGCTATCTGGACGATTTGAAAATGAGCTTGGCGCGCGGCTACGCTCGGTGGTTGAGCTGGTTGAATCGGCGGGCGGCGCAAGCCTGA
- the mutY gene encoding A/G-specific adenine glycosylase, with product MSPAHFQQQLFAWFDLHGRRDLPWQQDINPYRVWVSEIMLQQTQVASVIGYFQRFMDRFPTVRHLADAELDDVLQHWAGLGYYARARNLHKTARLVAANGGEFPQTVEALSALPGIGRSTAGAILSIAGGQSQPILDGNVKRVLTRFHAIHGWPGETRVAAQLWQLAETYTPKHRTADYTQAMMDLGATLCTRAKPLCEICPVQAGCEAKHRGLVRQLPAAKPRKSMPVKQCYMLLLTARDGAILLEKRPPTGIWGGLWSLPEFPDRPSAEIWCRERGYCLAAVAALAQRRHTFSHYHLDYTPLLASLAEVAAIADPATFAWQAPEAWAALGLPTPIKQLLAQMPESDGAVISPGPRLL from the coding sequence GTGTCTCCCGCCCACTTCCAACAGCAACTCTTCGCATGGTTCGACCTGCATGGCCGCAGGGATTTACCTTGGCAACAAGACATCAATCCCTACCGGGTTTGGGTGTCGGAGATCATGTTGCAGCAGACTCAAGTAGCCAGCGTGATCGGCTATTTCCAGCGCTTCATGGACCGATTCCCGACCGTACGGCATTTGGCGGACGCGGAACTGGACGATGTGTTGCAGCATTGGGCCGGACTGGGTTATTACGCCCGTGCCCGCAATCTGCACAAGACCGCGCGCCTGGTCGCGGCGAACGGCGGCGAGTTTCCGCAAACCGTCGAAGCGCTGAGCGCCTTGCCCGGCATCGGCCGCTCGACGGCCGGCGCGATACTCAGCATTGCCGGCGGGCAAAGCCAACCGATATTGGACGGCAACGTCAAACGGGTATTGACGCGCTTTCACGCGATCCATGGCTGGCCGGGCGAGACCAGGGTCGCGGCCCAACTCTGGCAGCTCGCGGAGACCTACACGCCGAAACACCGAACCGCCGACTATACCCAGGCGATGATGGATTTGGGCGCGACCCTGTGTACCCGCGCCAAGCCGCTGTGCGAGATTTGCCCGGTCCAGGCCGGATGCGAGGCCAAACATCGGGGACTGGTTCGGCAATTGCCGGCCGCCAAACCGCGTAAGTCCATGCCGGTCAAACAATGTTACATGCTGCTGTTGACCGCGCGCGACGGCGCGATCTTGCTGGAAAAGCGTCCGCCAACCGGTATCTGGGGCGGCTTGTGGAGTTTGCCGGAGTTTCCGGATCGGCCGAGCGCCGAAATCTGGTGTCGCGAACGCGGCTATTGTTTGGCGGCCGTCGCGGCCTTAGCGCAACGCCGCCATACCTTTTCGCATTATCACCTGGACTACACGCCGTTATTGGCCAGCTTGGCGGAAGTCGCCGCGATCGCCGACCCCGCGACTTTTGCCTGGCAAGCCCCGGAGGCCTGGGCCGCCCTGGGTTTGCCGACACCGATCAAACAGCTGTTGGCGCAAATGCCCGAATCGGACGGCGCGGTTATTTCCCCCGGTCCGCGCCTCCTTTAG
- a CDS encoding Rieske 2Fe-2S domain-containing protein codes for MSKSHLVPICRSDQLAELGKWCFSVRYRGAPEPALVVRFNGTVFGYLNHCAHMPRTLDCERDGVFDPSGRYLQCSMHGICYDPVSGRSLSEICLDKSLTAIKVAEQEGWIYLIDKHARLESPES; via the coding sequence ATGAGTAAGAGCCATCTCGTCCCGATTTGCCGAAGCGATCAGTTAGCCGAACTGGGTAAGTGGTGCTTTTCGGTGCGATACCGGGGAGCGCCCGAACCGGCCTTGGTGGTGCGTTTTAACGGCACGGTGTTCGGCTATTTGAATCATTGCGCGCATATGCCGAGGACGCTGGATTGCGAACGCGACGGCGTGTTCGATCCCTCCGGCCGTTACCTACAATGCTCGATGCACGGCATTTGTTACGATCCGGTGAGCGGACGATCGCTGAGCGAAATTTGCCTGGATAAGAGTCTGACGGCGATCAAGGTCGCCGAACAAGAAGGCTGGATTTACCTGATCGACAAGCACGCCAGGCTGGAATCGCCGGAGTCGTAA
- a CDS encoding NAD(P)H-dependent oxidoreductase — translation MTINKPAILEAFHFRHACKEFDAERKIAGADFDFILETARLSPCSFGLEPWKFLVIQTPTLREKLRPHIWGGQKQLPTASHLILTLCRKSRDLRYDSDYVQGFMREVQHYPEDAAQARTQVLEKFQQHDFALLESERAINDWAGKQTYIPLANMMTAAALIGIDSCPIEGFERNSLEQALAAEIGIDLEQWSVAYLVAFGYRKNPPARPKTRQQASAVIEWR, via the coding sequence ATGACGATCAATAAACCCGCAATTCTGGAAGCCTTCCACTTCCGCCACGCCTGCAAGGAATTCGATGCCGAGCGCAAAATCGCCGGCGCGGACTTCGACTTCATACTGGAAACCGCTAGGCTGTCGCCGTGCTCGTTCGGCCTGGAGCCCTGGAAGTTTCTGGTGATTCAGACCCCGACATTGCGCGAGAAATTGCGTCCGCATATCTGGGGCGGCCAAAAACAGTTGCCGACCGCCAGCCACCTGATCTTGACGCTGTGCCGCAAAAGCCGCGACCTGCGCTACGACAGCGATTACGTGCAAGGTTTCATGCGCGAGGTTCAGCATTACCCGGAAGACGCCGCCCAGGCCCGCACCCAAGTACTGGAAAAATTTCAACAGCACGACTTCGCGCTGCTGGAATCGGAACGCGCCATCAACGACTGGGCCGGCAAGCAGACCTATATTCCGCTGGCCAATATGATGACGGCGGCAGCCCTAATCGGCATAGACTCCTGTCCGATCGAAGGCTTCGAGCGCAACAGTTTGGAACAGGCTCTGGCCGCCGAGATCGGCATCGACCTCGAACAATGGAGCGTCGCTTATCTGGTGGCTTTCGGTTACCGGAAAAACCCGCCGGCTCGCCCGAAAACCCGCCAGCAAGCCAGCGCCGTCATCGAATGGCGCTAG
- a CDS encoding DUF5765 domain-containing protein, whose product MCWSGEASGVLAAAGLTTAVYVAYKGESKELWIPLTYFALMELLQAATYVYINLCDNPNNQILTLLGYVHIAFQPFFVNMVAMYFIPESVKLKIRTTVYTLCAISSLAMLIKMYPFAWAGNCVEGVEGFCGAQTCSVSGAWHIAWKMPLNGLMSNPVEWLFGFNWGLHAFSYILAAFYLPIIYGSWRFVGFHYLIGPWISDVTTDDPNEYCAVWCLFSIALCVSVIKTPIRKYLHVKKWPFYHREVGDSL is encoded by the coding sequence ATGTGTTGGAGCGGAGAAGCGTCGGGCGTATTAGCCGCCGCCGGTTTGACCACCGCCGTTTACGTGGCGTACAAAGGCGAGTCCAAGGAACTTTGGATTCCGTTGACTTATTTCGCGTTGATGGAATTGTTGCAGGCGGCAACCTATGTGTACATCAATCTATGCGACAACCCGAACAATCAGATACTGACGCTGCTCGGCTACGTGCATATCGCCTTCCAGCCGTTTTTCGTCAACATGGTAGCGATGTATTTCATTCCGGAGAGCGTCAAGCTCAAAATCAGGACTACCGTCTATACGCTGTGCGCGATCAGCTCGCTGGCGATGTTGATTAAAATGTATCCGTTCGCGTGGGCCGGCAACTGCGTGGAAGGCGTCGAAGGCTTCTGCGGTGCGCAAACCTGTTCGGTGTCGGGTGCCTGGCATATCGCGTGGAAAATGCCGTTGAACGGCTTGATGTCCAATCCGGTCGAGTGGCTGTTCGGCTTCAACTGGGGCCTGCATGCGTTTTCCTATATTTTGGCGGCGTTTTATCTGCCCATCATTTATGGTTCCTGGCGTTTCGTCGGTTTTCACTATTTGATCGGACCGTGGATTTCGGACGTCACCACCGACGATCCGAACGAGTATTGCGCGGTCTGGTGTTTGTTTTCGATCGCGCTGTGCGTGTCGGTCATCAAAACCCCGATCCGCAAATATTTGCACGTCAAGAAATGGCCGTTTTACCACCGCGAAGTGGGCGATAGCCTCTAG
- a CDS encoding primosomal protein N' codes for MAKCDAADSLILKIAVPVPLDRLFDYRPSELGNSAEFQRGARVLVPFGKRQCVGVVMGSANGSTLASRSIKPVIELLDDTPLLSALDLQLLEWAARYYHHPIGEVVATAFPTALRQGLPATLQCERYFAPTAAGRAPDVDLGRATRQKDLLRRMLSREPAWSAAELAGHKPALRALIDKGLVEPRMPDPSDGPVVFGAALAANPDQQAAIDAVGADLGRFAVHLLEGVTGSGKTEVYMQIIARTLALGRQVLVLLPEINLTPQLEQRFRQRFGVGIETFHSNLTDRQRQQAWLSMRAGVARILLGTRSALFTPLREPGLIVLDEEHDGSFKQQDGFRFSARDVAIARAKLLNIPVVMGSATPSLESLANVAQGRYRLSHLPHRAGNAKPPAFQVLDIRGKKLQAGLSEPLVTAIGAELAEGRQVLLFLNRRGYAPVQICHDCGWVSRCHRCDANLVIHAGIHKLRCHHCGYEQALPRQCPACGIGELQALGLGTERIEETLTELFAGRRIVRLDRDTTQRKGALEGYLQQIHRGDADIVLGTQMLAKGHHFPNVTLVAILDIDSGLFSIDFRGGEKLAQLIVQVAGRAGRAELPGRVILQTRHPRHALLHSLLSHGYRAFAETALSERRAAGLPPFGYQALLRAQAGNAGAPQQFLGAAIQCLTDFTQSGVQVLGPVSAPMVRRAGLYRYQILLQSDKRPALQRLLDFWVPRLADLREARSVRWSLDVDPLDLY; via the coding sequence ATGGCTAAATGCGATGCCGCCGACAGTTTGATTTTAAAAATTGCGGTGCCGGTTCCGTTGGACAGATTGTTCGATTACCGACCTTCCGAACTCGGCAATTCGGCGGAATTTCAGCGTGGCGCCAGGGTTTTGGTGCCGTTCGGCAAGCGTCAATGCGTCGGCGTCGTCATGGGTAGCGCCAACGGCTCGACGCTAGCCAGTCGCTCGATTAAGCCGGTCATCGAGCTACTGGACGACACCCCGTTGTTGTCGGCTCTCGATTTGCAGTTGCTGGAATGGGCTGCCCGCTACTACCACCATCCGATCGGTGAAGTAGTGGCAACGGCATTTCCGACCGCGTTACGCCAAGGTTTGCCGGCCACTTTGCAGTGCGAGCGTTATTTCGCGCCGACCGCGGCCGGCCGGGCGCCTGATGTCGATTTGGGACGCGCCACTCGGCAAAAAGATTTGCTGCGGCGAATGCTCAGCCGCGAACCGGCTTGGTCGGCGGCCGAATTGGCCGGACACAAGCCGGCCCTGCGGGCGTTGATCGACAAAGGTTTGGTCGAACCGCGAATGCCGGACCCGTCGGATGGTCCGGTCGTGTTCGGTGCCGCGCTGGCCGCCAATCCGGATCAGCAAGCCGCGATAGACGCGGTCGGCGCCGACCTGGGCCGGTTCGCGGTGCATTTGTTGGAGGGGGTGACCGGCAGCGGCAAAACCGAAGTCTACATGCAGATCATCGCCCGAACCCTGGCTTTGGGGCGGCAAGTCTTGGTATTGCTGCCTGAAATCAATCTGACACCGCAATTGGAACAGCGGTTTCGGCAGCGCTTCGGGGTGGGGATCGAAACCTTTCACTCGAATCTGACCGACCGGCAACGCCAACAAGCCTGGCTGAGCATGCGCGCCGGCGTTGCGCGCATACTGCTCGGCACTCGATCCGCGCTGTTTACGCCGCTTCGGGAACCCGGCCTGATCGTGTTGGACGAGGAACACGACGGCTCCTTCAAACAACAGGACGGGTTTCGATTTTCGGCGCGCGATGTCGCGATCGCCAGAGCCAAGCTGCTGAATATTCCGGTGGTGATGGGCTCGGCGACGCCGTCGCTGGAGAGTCTGGCCAATGTGGCCCAGGGCCGCTACCGTCTGTCGCACTTGCCGCACCGGGCCGGCAACGCCAAGCCGCCGGCATTTCAGGTGTTGGACATTCGCGGCAAGAAGCTGCAAGCCGGTCTGTCGGAGCCATTGGTAACGGCGATCGGCGCGGAACTCGCCGAAGGCCGGCAAGTGCTGCTGTTTCTAAACCGGCGCGGTTATGCGCCGGTGCAAATCTGCCACGATTGCGGTTGGGTATCGCGCTGTCACCGTTGCGACGCCAATCTGGTGATTCACGCCGGCATACACAAATTGCGCTGCCATCATTGCGGCTACGAGCAAGCCTTGCCGCGGCAGTGTCCGGCCTGCGGCATCGGCGAGTTGCAGGCACTCGGCCTGGGCACCGAACGCATCGAAGAAACCCTAACCGAGTTGTTCGCCGGCCGCCGCATCGTCCGCCTGGACCGCGACACCACGCAACGCAAGGGCGCGCTCGAAGGCTATTTGCAGCAAATTCATCGCGGCGACGCCGACATCGTGCTCGGCACGCAAATGCTGGCCAAGGGCCACCACTTTCCGAATGTGACCTTGGTCGCGATCCTGGATATCGACAGCGGCCTGTTCAGCATCGACTTTCGCGGCGGCGAGAAATTGGCGCAGTTGATCGTGCAAGTCGCCGGTCGGGCCGGCCGAGCCGAATTGCCCGGCCGGGTGATCCTACAAACCCGCCATCCGCGACACGCGCTGCTGCATAGCCTGCTGAGCCACGGCTATCGAGCTTTCGCCGAAACCGCGCTTAGCGAACGCCGCGCCGCCGGACTGCCCCCCTTCGGCTATCAAGCCCTGTTGCGGGCGCAAGCCGGCAACGCCGGCGCTCCGCAGCAATTTTTGGGGGCAGCCATTCAATGTCTGACCGACTTTACACAGTCCGGCGTGCAAGTGCTCGGCCCGGTTAGCGCGCCGATGGTCAGACGCGCCGGGCTATACCGTTACCAAATACTGTTGCAAAGCGATAAGCGCCCGGCTTTGCAGCGGCTGCTGGATTTTTGGGTTCCACGCCTCGCCGACTTACGCGAGGCCAGATCGGTACGTTGGTCGCTGGATGTCGATCCGCTGGACTTGTATTAA
- a CDS encoding disulfide bond formation protein B, whose product MISSLFDYFSPRARFFIGFMACAGLLAVGAYLQFVEELEPCPLCISQRLAILATGLIFLAAGLHNRGRKIYAVLAAAAALIGASVSARHVWLQHLPPEEVPECSPGLEYVFQNFPLADTIKLMLSGTGECAKIDWTLLGLSIPAWTLFAFLLLATWAGLLWGDSTPHISE is encoded by the coding sequence ATGATCAGCTCGCTTTTTGATTATTTCAGTCCGCGCGCGCGGTTCTTTATCGGTTTTATGGCCTGCGCCGGCTTGCTGGCCGTCGGTGCCTATTTGCAATTTGTCGAAGAGCTGGAGCCCTGTCCGCTGTGTATTTCGCAGCGCTTGGCCATACTGGCCACCGGCTTGATTTTCCTGGCGGCGGGCCTGCACAACCGCGGCCGTAAGATCTATGCGGTTTTGGCCGCCGCCGCCGCATTGATCGGCGCCAGCGTTTCCGCCCGTCACGTGTGGTTGCAGCATTTGCCGCCGGAGGAGGTACCGGAATGCAGCCCCGGCCTGGAATACGTATTTCAGAATTTCCCGCTGGCCGACACCATCAAATTGATGTTGAGCGGCACCGGCGAATGCGCCAAGATCGACTGGACCTTACTGGGATTGAGCATACCGGCCTGGACCTTGTTTGCTTTCCTGTTGCTGGCGACCTGGGCCGGGCTGCTATGGGGCGATTCGACACCGCATATTAGCGAATAA
- a CDS encoding NAD-binding protein, with protein sequence MKKVAVFGYNRLSFEAISRLDREHHDILVIDHRPLHTAMAAENGFESATIDFRSDEELKSIGIGRDIDILFCFFDDDSENVFLTLSARAMDKKLVIIAIVDSPESAEKLLAAGANKIIDPYEICGRKIHDMLKRPDITDIFDHTVFGRHDLRMAEIAIPQTSYLQGRTVEQLELGTQYNLILIGIVDQQAGDQLQFVSEQTERRLNAGDILVILGPTREIRAFKKDVEDEFCDI encoded by the coding sequence ATGAAAAAGGTCGCCGTATTCGGCTACAACCGCCTGTCGTTCGAGGCCATCAGCCGCCTGGATCGCGAGCACCACGACATCCTGGTTATCGACCATCGGCCGCTGCATACCGCGATGGCCGCTGAAAACGGCTTCGAATCGGCCACGATCGATTTTCGTAGCGACGAGGAATTGAAATCGATAGGCATCGGTCGGGATATCGACATCCTGTTTTGTTTTTTCGACGACGACTCCGAAAACGTGTTTCTGACCTTGTCGGCGCGAGCGATGGACAAGAAACTGGTCATCATCGCCATCGTCGACAGCCCGGAATCGGCGGAAAAACTGCTGGCGGCCGGCGCCAACAAAATCATCGATCCCTACGAAATTTGCGGCCGCAAGATTCACGACATGCTGAAACGGCCCGACATTACCGATATTTTCGACCACACCGTATTCGGCCGCCACGATTTGCGGATGGCGGAAATCGCGATTCCTCAAACCAGCTATTTACAAGGCCGTACGGTCGAGCAACTGGAGCTGGGGACGCAATACAATTTGATACTGATCGGCATCGTCGATCAACAGGCCGGCGATCAGTTGCAGTTTGTCAGCGAACAAACCGAACGCCGCTTGAACGCCGGCGACATTCTGGTCATTCTGGGGCCGACTCGGGAAATTCGGGCTTTTAAAAAAGATGTCGAAGACGAGTTTTGCGATATTTAG